A window from Solanum stenotomum isolate F172 chromosome 7, ASM1918654v1, whole genome shotgun sequence encodes these proteins:
- the LOC125870621 gene encoding mitochondrial fission protein ELM1-like: MRTISRVFIIGNGVPGAENQCFGLVRALGLSHRQTLFRVIRPKGGFNKRLQFLPVSLHKRLENVRKLIYGDSLPTQIAVRGHKLMSLAAERQVSSDILEANAKHIAALSCEAFAKDGPSLVVASGRDTISISSSIKQLAPEYVFTVQIQHPRSRLNRFDLVITPRHDYYPLTPEGQKQIPWLLRRWITPRTSPERHVILTVGALHQADSNALKDAAYTWHDELATLPRPLLVVNVGGPTGHCRYGTDLALELTDLLLNIVPTCGSIRVSFSRRTPCKVSDIIWEELGNHPKVHIWNGEGPNPHMGHLAFADAFIITADSVSMLSEACSTGKPVYVIGAERCTWKFKDFHQSLKNRGVVRPFLGQEDIFESWSYSPLNDTKEAAAHVITALAERGWGLPS, translated from the exons ATGCGAACCATTAGCAGAGTATTTATAATAGGAAATGGCGTCCCCGGTGCAGAAAATCAGTGCTTCGGTTTGGTTCGAGCTTTGGGCTTATCGCATCGACAAACACTATTT CGAGTTATTAGGCCAAAAGGAGGTTTTAACAAGCGACTTCAGTTTTTGCCTGTTTCTCTCCATAAAAGGTTAGAAAATGTCAGAAAGTTGATTTATGGAGATTCACTTCCAACTCAAATAGCAGTCAGAGGACATAAATTGATGTCTCTTGCTGCCGAAAGACAGG TTTCTTCAGATATCCTAGAAGCTAATGCAAAACATATTGCAGCACTATCCTGTGAAGCATTTGCCAA GGATGGTCCATCATTAGTAGTCGCATCAGGTCGTGATACTATCTCCATTTCAAGCTCAATAAAACAGTTAGCTCCAGAATATGTTTTCACTGTGCAG ATACAACATCCCAGATCACGTCTAAATAGGTTTGACCTAGTGATCACACCTCGTCATGATTATTATCCTTTGACACCTGAGGGACAAAAACAAATTCCTTGGCTTCTTCGGAGGTGGATAACACCTCGCACATCTCCAGAGAGACACGTG ATACTGACTGTTGGAGCTCTTCATCAAGCTGATTCTAATGCGCTGAAGGATGCAGCTTACACTTGGCATGACGAGTTAGCAACTTTACCGAGACCTTTGCTTGTGGTTAATGTTGGAGGACCTACAG GTCATTGTAGATATGGTACAGACCTAGCACTGGAGCTAACAGACTTGCTTCTGAATATTGTTCCAACCTGTGGGAGCATCAGAGTATCTTTTTCTCGTAGAACTCCTTGTAAG GTCTCAGACATCATATGGGAAGAGCTTGGAAATCATCCTAAAGTTCACATTTGGAACGGTGAAG GTCCAAATCCACATATGGGACATTTGGCTTTTGCAGATGCTTTTATTATCACTGCTGACTCAGTTAGTATGTTAAGTGAGGCTTGCAgtacggg GAAACCTGTTTATGTAATTGGTGCTGAGCGATGTACGTGGAAATTCAAAGACTTCCATCAATCCTTGAAAAATCGAGGAGTGGTTCGGCCATTCCTTGGACAAGAAGAT